A window of Pungitius pungitius chromosome 19, fPunPun2.1, whole genome shotgun sequence genomic DNA:
gatgaggatggggatggggatgaggatgaggatgagcgTGTGCGGAGTTGGCGACGAGTCCATCCGCCGCCGAGTGGTTCGCCGCGTGCGTGTTCGCCAGGCTGGAGTTCGCTGCGTGGGCGGGATCGACCccgtgcggcggcggcgggttgGTCGCGGGCGCCTCGTCCTGGTAGCGAGTGTACATGAGGCACCGGTACCAGGCCGGCTTGGAGTCCAGCCGGTCCGGTTTGGGGACCCGCCGGCAGAAGCAGCCGTGTCTGTACCCGGTCTCCAGGTATCCGGTGAACACCAGGCAGGAGCTGTAGAAGGACAACATGTAAACATAGCTGATGGTGACGGCCAGGGCGGCGGTGCGGCAGAAGAGGCGGACGGCCTCCATGTTGGTGAGCGGCGAGGCGGCCAGGCCAAGGGTCATCAGGTGGAGCATGGTGGAGCCCGAGAGCCGCAGCATGACGTCCTCGAAGACGCTCGCCACGCGCTCCTTCACATGCTGGTCCTCCCGGGTCCGTCTCCATGACGACAGCATCTCGAAGGAGCCGAAGAGTCCGTGACCTTACGGAAAAAAACCAACAGGAAAGGAAGCGGAGTTAAATCAATAGTTTGATATGGCGGGGGTCCTCTCTGTGACCTTTTTAATTAGGGATGACTTGTATAACAAGAACTGAACAAttggctagaaaaaaaaaacgcgtggCTGTTGTGGATGAATCTACGATCATTATTTCCTCGAGCACCGAGGAGATTATAAACTCCTTTAAGCTCATTGATTCGGTTTTACAACCCAACGTCTTTGGATTCGACTGCAAGCCATCTCCTCGATAACGTTTCTCTTGCACTCTTCAATTTATTAATTTTTCAAGAAATCACAACGCTGCATAAGGAGGCGCAATCACATCCTCCATCCCGTCTGAACTGGAAACAGTGACAGTGAAAGACGCAAGACACAGTGGCGATGCGATTTGAGTTTCAAAATCCAGGTCGATACAGATGATAAATATTTTAAGTAGAACAAGTTCAAACAAGGAATGCAAAGCTATTAACACATGCAAAAGAGTTCTGAATTAAATTGTTCCGTTTGAGGGGATTCAAACGCACGCTTCCACGTACACGTTTCTAAACGTGCACACACGCTTTTTAATGGTTTCCTCTAGCGTGGTTGCCATGGTATCCATGAGTCACCAGTAGCacacgcatcccccccccccccccccgtcttccaTTGACCTCACCAAGGCGAAACACTTAGCACCTTAGCAGAGGCGAAACATGCCGCCACTTTAGGCGTGGGTGCGACTGAGAAAGTGTGCAGACCcgagagtgtgcgtgtgtaactgtgtgcgtagtgtgtgtgtaactgtgtgtgtgttttcggaaGAAGGGAATTACACGGCCAATGGCAGTGGAAGAGGTGGACACACTGAAGAGAAACGAGCAGCTCGAGGATTTAGATATTCACCAGAGCTTCAGACGGCCTAAAGTGCACGAGAAATGAGCCGTTAGAGAAGTGTGTGTCCTTCTGTCCCAACCTTCAGGTTACTGTTACATTTAAGATATGCAAACCTGATCCGGGGACAGTTTTTCAATGCTGGTTTGATAACGATGGCAAATACCAAAACAGAATATTTCTTTCAAGATCGTCATCTTCGATTCATTgtgtgaattttttttcttagttttaAATAAGCTGTTTCTCTatttaacaaagtaaaaataactttaaagtgAGCAAAATACTGATTGTGATTCATctattctccctctctctcttttataaATGGTCTTGTTTGGTTTTAGTCTCACCTTTGAAGGTGAATAAGAAAACATTTCTTCTGTCTGACTTTAATGGGGGGGAGATGCAGATCGCTGACATAAATCTCCCTCTTTCCTTACAGCCCGATCGCATCCTCCCACCTCCTTCAGTCTGCCCACTTGGGTCCGGAAAACCCCTCCCTGCCTTCCGTCCATCCTTCTAACAGACGTTTAACTTCATTTTCTGCTCAGAGAATCTCCATCTCAAGCCCTTGGTTCGATGTGATATTTCAtcgagccccctcccccccccccccctcggtctcTATTCCCCCGTCTCCTCTGTTCTCGCTGTGGTTATTTTAAGCCTAACAGCAGCCTTTCCTCCTCCACGCCTCAGAGTCATTATGGTATAGACTACATGTGTCGTGGTCACGTCCTCCAGCGCGGGCCATCAATGCGCTGAAGACGAAGCTTCACACGGATGGTCTCGGCTTCTCGTTTGTTGCACTCTGATTTCGCTGAATTTATATTCACCTTATTAAGTGGTGCATTCATTCGATCCAAGTTTAATACGGTTTCTTTATTAAATTGTGCGCATCTGCTGTGATTCATCCATTGAGTCACACTtggctgccttttttttggTGCCACAGCAATCCATTGCCTCATATGGCCTCACGGCGAAATGATGCGAGACCCTGATTTGGGAtccgaagagagagagagagagagagagagagaggctgctaCGGCGTCTCATGAGCTCAACGCCGTCGCGTCCAGTCTGCGACGCCGCCGCGAAGGTCGGATAGCGGTTTGGATGATGTGTCTAGAAGTGGGCCGGGCTCCCACAAACGGAGTGTTGGTTTCAGAAATGATCTTTGATGGACATTATGCACACGCGGCCCTTTATTAGAGTCATCTAGAACTTCATTTGGATACCTCTCAATGTAAACTAGAGTGAaaccgtcggggggggggggggggggggggttccagccCCTTGACAACTTTTGCTAGACCCGTATGAAGTTTCTGCCACGGCTCACTTGTCAGTCATTTTAAAAGATCAGTCTACATTGACACGGCGTGCCGCCTGAGGCTggcacctgaaaaaaaaaaaaccatcacaGGTACCGAGGAAGCAGACTGTGAACACCAGCAGTCTGGGATGGAAAAAGCACGGATAATCTTCACCGTGGCTCACACCTGCCATGTGTTGACTTGTCTTTGATTTATCTGGGCTCTGAACTGCTCTTCATTTTATGCTCAGATTTCCGTGTGGTCACCAGCCAtaactgcttaaaaaaaaatcctcaactGAGCAACCGTGTTGCAGACAAATGGAAGATGAAGACATGGACAAAAGGAGTAATAAAGACTCAACATACCAAATGATCCCCTGAACATGTATTTTTCAATTCAACCCCTCAAACGTTGCCTTAAACCCACCGAGCATGACGAAGGGGATGCCCAGGTACGTCGAGTTGTAGGTGGCGCCGGTCAGGTTGAGTATCCCGGCAGCAGTGAGGCCGGACAGCGTGATCGACAGCAGAGCCAGGAGTCCCAACCAGGGCTTGGACCTCACGCAGTCCCTCATGGAGCAGCACAGGACGACCAGCACGCCGCACGCCCCCAGGCTGGCCAACAGGGGGCCGGTGCGCCAGCACCGAGGAGAACTGGAAGTCCGTCCTCAGGGAAGAGGAAGTGGAAGGGTACAGCCCCAGTTTGGGGTGCGACGCCGCAAAGCGCTGTAGCTCGGCGCAGAAGGCCTTTTCCCACTGGCTGGCCACCCGGTCCATCAGGCCGCCGCGGGCCTGGAGGTAGTAGGTGAGCTGCAGGGCCCGGGCGGACCGCACACCCTCGCCCCTGGCCCCCGCGGCCCCCTGACCTCGCGCCGCCCCCGTTGGGCGCCCAGCCCTGCACGCCGCCCAGCTGGTGGCCGATGTACGCCTGCCGTCCGTCCGCCAGCTCCGTGATGGGGTAGCGCAGGGGCGGGGCCGAGCTGTTGGAGGTGCGCGCCGACTGGATCTCCTCCATGGCGCGGATGATGTCGTCGATGATGCAGACGTTCTTGTCGTCGGGGAGACAGAGGTAGGAGAAGGAGTAGTTGAAGCTGTTGACACCGGTGGCCGGGACCGTCACCTGCATCTGGTAGATCCGCTTGTGGAGCTGCGAgcggagaaaacacacacacacacacacacgcacgcacacgcaaaaCACCCACACGAGGGAAGACGTTTTGAATGAACTCTGGCAAAAAAGTCCCGTCAAAGTATTTGTCGTGCGCAGAAGAGACAAaactcagcgtgtgtgtgtgtgtccgtgtgaaTGCAAAAGGGAGACAGGCGGGAGATGCGTGTGCCTTTCTCCTCACAGAAATAATGGTAGTCTCAGAATCCTCCTCCGTTTCTATGGCGAAAGGACAACAGTGCCAGCATCCACAGAGATGGTTGCTAAGCAACAGGCCTGATGCCGGGTCTCCGCCACAGCGAAACATGGGCAGAGGCGTCTCCCACCTCAGAGTGCTGCATTGActccagagagggagggagggtgtgtgtgtgtgtgtgtgtgtgtgtgtgtgtgtgtgtaggaatgTGTCATGATGAATGATTTGTAGTTCATTCAATGCACAGACCTGCTGGTAATTTGATCAATAGCTCATTcagtttgttgttgctttttactgccaaaaaataaaaatatgtcgTGGTATGACCTCAAAGCTCCCGTCAgattaatacaataaaataattatactTGATTGATGTTGacgatatataatatatatatatatatatattatttattttcaacacgGATTGTATCTTCATCTTAACGTTCTTCTTAGATAATTAAGATTTCAGTTTTTCAAATggttgaagaaaaacaacatgagcTCCAACAACATGAGCCAGCACGCTAACATGCTCATAACGACAAAATGAACCTGCTGATGTTTGAAACCATCGCTGATAAAGTTTTAATGGACAATTGAACAGTTTAACCTGTCGATGAAGATGAAAAGTCAGGCAGAAGATGCATCCTGTGACTCTCGCCTGACGGGACCCCGCCGAGGTTTTTCCCTCACTAAGAGGAggtttcacttttatttttatttttaaacttaacAATCAGCTGACTGAACGTGTTTCAAAGAGCGGGAAGCGTGTTCGGATCCACGATGCCGCACGGCCAGTGATTAATCGCTCAGACCGACCACACTTCACTACGGTCGGTTACTGTTGCTCAAAGTGGGGATCCTGACTAGTTCCTTGTTTCTCGCTGCTGTTTCCGTCTCATGCAACAagttcagacccccccccaccagctcctCGCAGCACTGGCATTTTGGGAAACGTAGGAGCTCACAATCCGATGCACTAGGAAACGAGCTGAGGAGGAATACATCTTGAACCTCCCAGATGATACGATTATGTAACTATTTCCTTGTCTTGTACGCACCAACTTGtgattctctctctttctgcctgtTGGCAGTAAATGATGCAAAGCCCTAAACTAGTCTCTCAGCTGTGGCAGTCCTCCATGGTACGTGTAAACTGGGTCGCAGTAAACCACATGTGCCACCGCGTTACACACAATGGACGGAGGGCACGCAAACACAGGTTTCCTcaacacaaatgtgtgtattAGTCTGAAAGCTCTGATTACATCCACATAACTCCATGAAATGCTTTGGATGATTGCTCCGGGGGTGTCATACTAACGCTCATAAATCCATTAGGAAAAACTAATGCAGAGGCAGAGGCCTCCGAGCTGCAGCTAACCCCACTTTGTAATTAAAACGCTCGGCTTCATAACCATTAAGGTTGTTGGGAGTTATTCGAGGTGGGactgtgttgctgtgtttaaAGCCCATCAATCACAGAGAACGAGGAGGAGCAAGAcggcctgcgtgtgtgtgtgcgctctccggCCTGCAGACGCCCGTCCTTACCGCTGTGTACATTTCTGAATGGGTCTGTAATTGATTCATTCTCAGAGTGGGACTTTGTGGGGGAGATTGCATCCTTCTTTACTGAGATTTAAATAGTGCAGATGCTAAATTGTCAAATATTCCACCTTTTTGGTGTATGCATTGATTTTTAGTTGGCAGTAGCCTGCAGCAGCTTCCCCGGCTTTTGAGTGCTTAATCACTGATTGTGATAAAGATGCTCTGATGGAAATGTTTAAATGATGCCTGTTACAAGAATTTATGCTGAAACATATTCCATATTCAGAACATTATTCACTCTACAGTGTTTTCGCCTATAACAGGGAAATGACTcccttaaaattaaaaatgtaaatgtttgttgttctttccacgcacggcagttccacactgacagcAATAGGTCGCCAGTCCATGTGGCGGGGCagagacccccccgcccccttctaaagttgtaaacctaggggaaacactgttctACTTTGTTCCTTTAATTGTTGGTCAGGGCGCGCATTGAAGCGGAAGTGGACCCGGACTTACCTTTAGGACGGTGTCCAGGTGAACCGGGTCCAGCACGCTCCCCTTTCGGGTGGTGACGATCACGCGCCCGTAGCGGCCCGGCGTCTGCAGGTCGGAGTAGAGCGCGTGCTTGGAGCGGTTCACGGGGAACAGGCTGTCCACCAGGTTGCCCTCTATCTTGGCCAGGCTGTGCTTCGGGGCGAGCAGGCTCcccacgtcctcctccacgcGGTACCGGCTGAAGCTGGCCCCCAGCAGGATGGAGAGGAGCACGGGCGCCGACGCGAAGAACACCGGGTGGCTCGCCACGAACCGACCGAGCGCGTGGAACGAGGTCCTCAGGCCTGCGTGCAACACCTGGCGCAGCATCCTAGCGCGCGGCCGCGGCTCGAGCCTCTCCCACCGACCGGAAAGCCCCGGAGCACTGGCGAGCATCAGGGGCTGCCGGACGCATCGGTGGGCTCCGTCGCCCTCGGTCTGCCGGAGGAGAGGTGACGCCAGCTGGGGGGAGGATTTGTCCCCCGGAGCAGGAGGTCACCAGCCGGGGAGAATCCAACCCTCCTCCGGTCACAAGGGCGCCCCTTTCCTCGGGGTTGGCTCATCCGCTGGAGTAGCGCAAAGAACGGAAGGCGGCTAAATGAGCCAgcggccccccgcccccccaccaccaccaccaccaccacaccgcTCTGCGGCTACACACGGAGCGTACCGAGAGCCTACTTTACGGTTAACCGCCGCTGGTGCGTTGTGTTCAGCCCTCCGCGAGCTGCATGGCTCTGTGCGCAACAgaataagaacaaaaaaacgCAGAGCCAGAGTGGTCTCGCCGGGTCTCCTCCCAGAATGGGGCTAATTATCGGAGCACTTCTGTGTGTGCACTCGGACAGGTTGCAGAGAAGACGCACGGCGGTTGCACTAACCCGAAGCCCGCCTGTACGTACCCGAGAAAAAGGGAGCCGGGGGGGACCGACCCGGTGATGACGGAGATCATAAGACGCATTCAGACCAAAAGATGTTTATCCTCCCCTCCTGtccagcgcgccccccccccctctccccctcccttccctcaaGTCACCACAACCTGACGGGTGTTCGAGGTGGGTGGGTCCGTGTGGGAAGTCGCAGGATAGGTGACGCCGCGTGCATGCACCGGGGATGCCGGTGAGAGCCGTTTGTCAAATCAGCTTAATCTGGGCTTCCTCTGCGGCAGAAGGCTTCCTGTCGTCCGCCCcgtcccccccttcctcccctcatcGCCCCGGTGGTTCATCCGCCGCCGGGCTGCTCTCCCAGCAGCGTCACTATAATCACCGGCTTTCAAACCGGGGACCGTTTCTATGTCTCTCTCGCCTTCTctctatctccccccccccccccccccccccccgctgcgagTCCCCGTTTTTCGGCCCCGCCTCTCCACCGTTCAGCTTCATTGCAGAGAAACAGACACTCAGTCATGATGACCATGTGAGTGGCAGGTGAGAGGTTTCTAGGAACTAAAGAAAAAAATTACAATTAAGGCCTATTTAAAGCCCAGCAGGCACATTGATGCTCTGTCTTATCTTTGGTATtcacaaacaataaaacatggTGGGTTTACTTAAAACCAAAGCCAGTTATCATAATCGGCGTTATAGCGAGATAGTCAATTATAAAACTAATGGATTTGAAAAACACTAATCTAATCTTTTCACACTAACACGATATATTTTATCCTGTGACATCTATGCCACTCATTGGGACACTCAatagtatatatatagatatgtgaTTAAGTGTCCTCCTCATCGGTGCTGCAGAGGAGTGAAGCATCCCTTAGGCTAGCCACTGTGTAgcacgttgccatggaaaccagcTAAATTACTCTTTTTATTACAAGCCCTGGTTCCCATGGCAATTGTGATGCCACCAaccccacaaaaaaacacatacgtAGACAGTAGTGCACACATAACACATTACATACACACTATGCACACCCtcaatgcatgcacacacacacacacactatgcacaCTAtcaatgcacgcacacacacacacacacacacactatgcacaCTCtcaatgcacgcacacacacacactatgcacaCCCTCaatgcacgcagacacacacacacacacacacacctgctgactCCCAATCTGCTTATGGCGTAGAGGTGTCTGATACAGTGACACTAAAAgcaaaagagacagagacagagagagagaacgagcaGAGAGTGGAAGAGATGTGGAGATAATAATGAGTGTAGACAGCTTGAGATCAcactctgcctgcctgtctgtctctctggctGTCTcactgcctgcctgtctctgtctgtgtcactgcctgtgtctgtctgtctctctccctgtctccctgtctctgtccctgtctctctgcctgtctctctccctgtctccgtccctgtctctctgcctgtctccttgcctgtctctcttcctgtctgtctctctccctgtctctctccctgtctccctgcctgtctctctccctgtctccgtccctgtctctctgcctgtctccttgcctgtctctcttcctgtctgtctctctccctgtctctctccctgtctccctgcctgtctctctccctgtctccgtccctgtctctctgcctgtctccttgcctgtctctcttcctgtctgtctctctccctgtctctctccctgtctccctgcctgtctctctccctgtctccgtccctgtctctctgcctgtctccttgcctgtctctcttcctgtctgtctctctccctgtctctctccctgtctccctgcctgtctctctccctgtctgccactctccctctctctctccctgtctctctgcctgtctctctccctgtctctctgcctgtctctctgcctgtctgtctccctgtctctctgcctgtctctctgtctttgtatTCAGACCCATGACATCTAGCAGCCCAGCAGCCTTTTGGTGCGTCTGATGGCTAAtggctccttcctctctctaGAGGTTGAACATTAAAGGCTGTTTGGATTAAAAGACACTTTTTATAATTCCCTCAGCATTACAGACTATGCTTGCATGGatttataaatacatgaatcaggttttttaaaatgatgggcTTTGGGTTACCTGACATTCAGTAGTGAAAACCTTTGAAGTTATTGCGAGTCATCCGTGGATTTTCTATTTTGACAGCTGAGTCGGCGGCTTGCAGCTAATGTGGCTAGCAGCGCTAACCACAGAAAGCAGTGATTACCTGAGTGGAAGGTGGGCGCTACACTTCCTCACCTAACCTATACACGAAAGTATACTCTTAACCAAGCAGTCTGGTTTTAGTTTAAATTCACAATGTTAACGTCCCCGGTACCACAAGGTGATACTCTGTCATTTACATCATTATTGAAATGATTTAAACGGTGAAGAACTGTCACGATATTTTACTCATCACTGGAGAGACCACATTGACATTCCAGTCAAAATAAAGGCCGATGCTATCGCGAGCTAACGAGAAGAACATGTCATTCTGAGTGTGTGATGAAAACGACAGTATTTAATTACTAACGTCCCCTCCGAAAAGAGCGACATgccgaaaaaaaaagacatctgcaTGCATGTTTTTAATCCGTTATTCAATTAAGCCTCAATTAGCCTTTAATCCCcattaccgggggggggggggggggggcagaagagagAAACCAAAGACTGCAGAGATAGAGGGGGCTCGCGGCGGTTTCTGATAACAAAAAAGTACTAATTAGTGTCACCAAATGATTTATAGCGATCAGaattgtgcgtgcatgtgtgtgtgtgtgtctgaaggtGTGTAGAAAAaggaagggagggggcgggggggggaggggtagggTCCTTTGAAAGCGTTGCCATTTCTGCGAGGCTATTTTCTGAATCTGCACAGTTGAAGAGGGGTCGAAAACCTCCAGAGGTTTAAAACTGcagcaagcaaacacacacccacacacacacacgcacacaggattGACAGATGAGTGAAGGCAGCAAAGAGGACGAGAACCTCTTTTCGGACTTGACTTTGGTCGAGTTGTCCTTTTGCTTTCGGCCGTCTCGCAAACTCTGACTTCTTCGGAAAACCGCTCACCATcctgcgtttcccccccccccccacaccccccccccctcccatcccccaATCCATCTGTTTTGGTGGAGGCCATCCATTAATAAAGAGTCAGTCCCTCCATtcccattcctcctcctcctcctgtattATTTACTTACCCATCCATCCACAGAGGTGACGTCCGGTATAAGGGCGCCCGATTGGGACGCAGCCGATCTGGCCTTCCTGCATGaagactgaaaaacaaaaagaaaagatacttAATTTCATCCCAAACCATTTCTTGCATATATATAGACTTTATAATGTTGTAAATTGTTATGATTTTAATTGCTGTTATTAGATATACGTACATACTAGATTCTTTCATCTTTAAATTCTTATTCCGATACATATTTAATAAGCAGGGACTTAAGAGTACACCAAAATAACACCTAGTCCACTGAAGTCTATAAAAAAATGCCACTTTAATATCTAAATCTGAATCCATCCCGCCACAATAACACGGAGAAAAGGTTGTGATCGGCAGCTCCTCTCATTAAGCGTTAACAGTTGGCTGATTAGCCGACTTTTTTAACTCTCTTATTACGACGGTTTGAGTGAAAAAAGGCCTGTTAAAGTATTTCTTAAATGTTAATTGCCGTATTGATCTACTCGCATTAGAACCTTTCAAAATGGTGTCTGACCCCCATTTATGTTTCAAATAATTACCTTTCAGACACTTTTAAAGTCTCACTTTAGACTCTTTTCTGTTTATTGGGATTTATGTTGTTTAGAGCTGGACGAATATTCCATAATAACCGCTCAGCCTATACTGTAATGATCTGATCAGCCATAAATTAGAAATAATTCAACTGCGATATGGAACGTTTCCGTGCACTCTACGAGACGAACGTCCTCGGTTTCCACCTCTCACACACccatccctctccatcctcctctctgctggtcCTGCGTCCTCTTTGTGGTCAGCAGCATTCATAATTTCTAAATGTCATTGGGACATTAGCTCATGAGACCCAGgaaggatgctgctgctgcgaggCGCAGGGTGatggaagagggagggggggggggaggggg
This region includes:
- the ptchd1 gene encoding LOW QUALITY PROTEIN: patched domain-containing protein 1 (The sequence of the model RefSeq protein was modified relative to this genomic sequence to represent the inferred CDS: deleted 2 bases in 2 codons), whose amino-acid sequence is MLASAPGLSGRWERLEPRPRARMLRQVLHAGLRTSFHALGRFVASHPVFFASAPVLLSILLGASFSRYRVEEDVGSLLAPKHSLAKIEGNLVDSLFPVNRSKHALYSDLQTPGRYGRVIVTTRKGSVLDPVHLDTVLKLHKRIYQMQVTVPATGVNSFNYSFSYLCLPDDKNVCIIDDIIRAMEEIQSARTSNSSAPPLRYPITELADGRQAYIGHQLGGVQGWAPTGAARGQGAAGARGEGVRSARALQLTYYLQARGGLMDRVASQWEKAFCAELQRFAASHPKLGLYPSTSSSLRTDFQFSSVLAHRPLLASLGACGVLVVLCCSMRDCVRSKPWLGLLALLSITLSGLTAAGILNLTGATYNSTYLGIPFVMLGHGLFGSFEMLSSWRRTREDQHVKERVASVFEDVMLRLSGSTMLHLMTLGLAASPLTNMEAVRLFCRTAALAVTISYVYMLSFYSSCLVFTGYLETGYRHGCFCRRVPKPDRLDSKPAWYRCLMYTRYQDEAPATNPPPPHGVDPAHAANSSLANTHAANHSAADGLVANSAHAHPHPHPHPHPHPHPHPLTHSTANMDPNPQDSHLLLGCVRRCYGDWITNTYVKPFVVLLYLVYISFGLMGFLQVNQGSDPSALVAMDTATVLYTRAQQRYFSSYSPVIGFYIYESAPYWNASVQRDLLEYAKGFQRISWLEAYLNYLTDRNQSTSQPRENFTNTLRHAFLREPQFAHFADDIIFAERGQGEEPDVAASRIFLVAKTTENKREEMSVLLDTLRRLSLTSRVRFLIFNPSFVYLDRYAAAVSSPLRHSLLAVLFLLGLSSLAVVEPLVSVWLGLTVLSVQFGVLGFMTLWGVELDCMSVMCLISALGHSADCSGPLLCGFSSGRGDSRTRWVRVALERHGVPSLQTLICYGAALAPVGAVRSNLTHTLFRCLALTAGCSALHTLAFLPTLLTFLPPSKSRGQPPDGEAQRQEVECVEMNDSTRVVDQITTV